From one Deltaproteobacteria bacterium genomic stretch:
- a CDS encoding flagellin FliC: MGLRVRTNVQSLIAQRYMMMSGEEVSKSTERLASGYRVNKGSDDAAGFAIAEVLRADVRGLNQARRNANDGISLVETAEGGLSEINNIMVRLRELSIQAASDTIGQRERNYLNQEFFQLKDEIDRIAASTEFNGTRLLTGTREIPEEMRRLHNPPPLEIQVGKNYYQKSDALNHPNPTNIIRIDMSTLNAFTEGDGSLGLGSAQNPDGTRIDSKVGAQSSITKIDDALERVARYRAELGAVQNRLEKTDKAIAVSTENLSAARSRIKDVDFASETAALTQSRILQQAGAAVLTQANQQPEIALKLLQG; this comes from the coding sequence ATGGGCTTACGTGTACGTACAAACGTCCAGTCCCTCATCGCTCAACGATACATGATGATGTCGGGTGAAGAGGTATCCAAGTCTACAGAGCGCTTGGCCTCGGGTTACCGCGTCAACAAAGGCTCCGACGACGCTGCCGGGTTCGCCATCGCTGAGGTGCTGCGCGCCGATGTGCGTGGTCTCAACCAAGCAAGGCGCAACGCCAACGACGGTATCTCGCTCGTCGAGACGGCCGAGGGTGGCCTCTCCGAGATTAATAACATCATGGTGCGGTTGCGCGAGTTATCAATCCAAGCCGCCTCAGATACGATCGGTCAGCGGGAGCGTAACTATCTAAACCAGGAATTCTTCCAGCTCAAGGACGAGATTGACCGTATCGCTGCTAGTACCGAATTTAACGGTACCCGCCTCTTGACTGGTACGCGCGAGATTCCGGAAGAGATGCGGCGCTTGCACAATCCACCGCCGCTCGAGATTCAAGTCGGTAAGAACTACTACCAGAAATCCGACGCGCTGAACCATCCCAACCCTACCAACATTATCCGTATCGATATGTCGACGCTCAATGCTTTCACAGAGGGTGATGGTTCACTGGGGCTAGGCAGCGCCCAGAATCCCGATGGTACGCGGATCGATTCTAAAGTTGGAGCTCAGAGTTCGATCACCAAAATCGACGACGCGCTCGAGAGAGTGGCGAGGTACCGTGCGGAGCTCGGTGCAGTTCAAAACCGTCTGGAAAAAACCGACAAGGCTATTGCCGTGTCGACGGAAAACCTGTCGGCGGCGCGTTCCCGGATCAAGGATGTCGACTTTGCCAGTGAGACGGCGGCTTTGACGCAAAGCCGTATTCTCCAACAGGCGGGCGCTGCAGTGCTGACGCAGGCTAATCAGCAGCCGGAGATTGCCCTCAAGTTGCTGCAGGGCTGA
- a CDS encoding RibD family protein: MKSASLVKHAALKITNVMAISLDGRIASHPGETDKERLESGFTSQDDFEHLLGLIRSADAIIVGSSSLQASGQAFSVVNDRGRYPIWVVMSRKGLPAGQPFYDQAELPRWIVTETAAKLPAHKGEVRHLAYGNDPAPDTIVNALAAAGCERVLLFGGASVNREFYSAGLVDRLIVTVCPLIVARSEALPLVQPPVNKSIMFSLASSQVVGNLVILSYDLIKS, from the coding sequence GTGAAGAGCGCCTCTCTAGTTAAGCATGCCGCACTCAAGATCACGAATGTCATGGCCATCAGTCTCGATGGCCGGATTGCCTCCCATCCGGGCGAGACCGACAAGGAGCGCCTTGAGTCTGGCTTTACCAGCCAGGACGATTTCGAGCATTTGCTGGGACTTATCCGCTCCGCGGATGCGATCATCGTGGGTAGCAGTTCGCTGCAAGCAAGTGGCCAGGCCTTTTCGGTCGTCAACGATCGCGGGCGCTATCCCATCTGGGTGGTCATGAGTCGCAAGGGTCTGCCGGCCGGGCAGCCGTTCTATGACCAGGCCGAGCTCCCTCGGTGGATAGTCACCGAGACTGCAGCGAAGTTGCCCGCACACAAGGGTGAGGTGCGGCATCTTGCCTATGGTAACGATCCTGCCCCAGACACCATCGTGAACGCCCTCGCCGCAGCTGGTTGCGAGCGCGTCCTGCTTTTCGGGGGGGCAAGTGTTAACCGAGAATTTTATTCTGCCGGGTTGGTCGATCGCTTAATCGTGACGGTTTGCCCCTTAATTGTTGCTCGGTCAGAGGCGCTCCCCCTCGTGCAACCACCAGTCAACAAATCAATTATGTTTAGCCTGGCTTCTTCTCAGGTCGTAGGAAACCTAGTAATCTTATCTTATGATCTGATTAAATCGTGA
- the rpsP gene encoding 30S ribosomal protein S16 translates to MAVHVRLSRHGTRNRPFYHIVAADHKMRRDGRFIEKLGVYDPGQEPSLVDVKEDRLQHWYERGAHLSDTVAKLLKVKNIKLARKNTSKKA, encoded by the coding sequence ATGGCAGTGCACGTGCGCCTATCTCGGCACGGAACCCGCAACCGTCCCTTCTACCACATTGTCGCCGCGGATCATAAGATGCGCCGGGATGGTCGTTTTATCGAGAAGTTAGGCGTCTATGACCCAGGTCAAGAGCCGTCTCTAGTTGACGTTAAAGAAGACCGCCTACAACACTGGTACGAGCGTGGCGCTCACCTGAGCGACACCGTAGCTAAGCTCTTGAAAGTTAAGAACATCAAGCTTGCGCGCAAAAACACCAGCAAAAAAGCCTGA
- the trmD gene encoding tRNA (guanosine(37)-N1)-methyltransferase TrmD → MYGMTRPRIGRPLSPVMRSFYVLTVHPEFIRAYGEFGALRAAAAKGKAVVQPVALRDFAVDRHGSVDDHPYGGGDGMVLRPEPLAAALRSLPVRPRVILMSPVGKVWTQQDAVDYAADDRPVAFVCGRFAGVDQRFIDRYVDAEYSCGDVILTGGELPALMMIDSIVRLLPDVLGNPESPRCDSFAASFGGGLEYALYTRPPVFEGVSVPAVLLSGDHNAITQWRTANATERTARLRPDLVRVGNTNKGKT, encoded by the coding sequence ATGTATGGAATGACCAGACCAAGGATAGGCCGGCCTCTGAGCCCAGTGATGCGTAGCTTCTACGTCCTTACAGTCCACCCGGAGTTCATCCGCGCTTATGGTGAGTTCGGGGCACTTAGAGCCGCTGCAGCCAAGGGTAAAGCCGTGGTACAGCCGGTAGCCCTGCGAGATTTCGCCGTCGATCGCCACGGTAGTGTTGACGATCATCCCTACGGTGGTGGTGACGGAATGGTGCTTAGACCGGAGCCGTTGGCCGCAGCCCTGCGCTCCTTGCCTGTGCGGCCGCGGGTCATCCTGATGTCGCCGGTCGGTAAGGTTTGGACCCAGCAGGATGCCGTAGACTATGCCGCCGATGACCGCCCCGTTGCCTTTGTCTGCGGTCGCTTCGCTGGCGTTGATCAGCGCTTCATCGACCGCTACGTTGACGCAGAATATTCGTGCGGAGACGTGATCCTTACTGGTGGTGAATTACCGGCCCTGATGATGATCGACTCGATCGTCAGGTTGTTGCCTGATGTACTAGGCAATCCCGAAAGTCCACGCTGCGACTCATTTGCAGCGTCCTTTGGTGGCGGACTTGAGTACGCCCTGTACACGCGTCCGCCGGTATTTGAGGGCGTGAGTGTCCCGGCCGTGTTACTGTCGGGAGATCACAATGCGATCACCCAGTGGCGCACTGCTAATGCGACGGAGCGCACCGCCCGTCTCAGACCAGATTTGGTGAGAGTAGGAAATACGAACAAAGGAAAGACGTAG
- the rpsO gene encoding 30S ribosomal protein S15 has product MSLSAAQTAELLKKYGRHENDTGSPEAQVALLTARLNYLNDHFKAHNKDHHSRTGLMKLVGQRRRLLDFLHRQDYEAYKKLISDLGIRK; this is encoded by the coding sequence ATGTCATTGTCTGCCGCTCAAACCGCGGAACTATTGAAGAAGTACGGCCGTCACGAGAACGACACTGGTTCCCCGGAAGCTCAAGTAGCTCTCCTAACCGCCCGTCTTAACTACCTTAATGACCACTTCAAGGCGCACAACAAAGACCACCACTCGCGGACGGGTCTGATGAAGCTCGTAGGACAACGTCGTCGTTTGCTCGATTTCTTGCACCGCCAAGATTACGAAGCTTACAAGAAGCTCATCAGCGATCTAGGAATCCGTAAGTAA
- a CDS encoding MBL fold metallo-hydrolase, producing MYIKCWGTRGSLPVPTSHDKFLSVLEDIVVQGSKIGLTSAFELIAAIKDGRLNNPVVFGGNTTCTEIHHDGQSVYIDMGSGFRDAGTLAMQQGAKEFHVFMTHMHWDHIMGMPFFIPVHIPGYKIHIYHVHRNAPEFIKINFNGVNFPLTWSQLGSTIEFHQIKLYEATQVGPMTVKPFVLDHPGGSFGFRIEGGTKSFAIGVDGEFKRLTPAELGRDLVYYQNLDGLLFDAQYEMSELASRFDWGHCSPNIGVDLALREGIKNVLFTHHDPWSSEEKLRRMYANAKKYMQSQLDSYRNVWEKVQPEGPTLRLAYDGLKVEL from the coding sequence GTGTACATCAAATGCTGGGGCACCCGTGGCTCTCTGCCTGTGCCGACTAGTCATGACAAGTTCCTGTCAGTGCTGGAGGACATTGTCGTCCAGGGCAGCAAGATCGGCCTCACGAGTGCTTTTGAACTGATCGCTGCTATCAAGGACGGGCGTCTAAACAATCCTGTAGTCTTCGGCGGCAACACCACCTGTACCGAGATTCACCACGACGGCCAGTCGGTCTACATCGACATGGGGTCAGGATTTCGCGACGCCGGAACGCTTGCCATGCAGCAAGGTGCCAAAGAGTTTCATGTCTTCATGACCCATATGCACTGGGACCACATCATGGGCATGCCGTTTTTCATTCCTGTGCATATCCCAGGGTATAAAATCCATATCTACCACGTGCATCGCAATGCACCTGAGTTCATTAAAATCAACTTCAACGGCGTCAACTTCCCCCTGACATGGAGTCAGTTGGGTAGCACCATCGAATTTCACCAAATCAAACTCTACGAAGCCACGCAGGTTGGCCCGATGACCGTGAAGCCCTTCGTTCTGGACCACCCCGGTGGCTCCTTTGGTTTCCGCATTGAGGGTGGAACCAAATCGTTTGCTATTGGCGTGGACGGGGAGTTCAAGCGGCTCACCCCGGCTGAGCTGGGACGCGATCTGGTGTATTACCAAAATCTCGATGGCCTTCTTTTTGATGCCCAGTACGAGATGTCGGAGCTCGCCAGTCGGTTTGATTGGGGACACTGCAGTCCTAATATCGGTGTGGATCTAGCCCTCCGCGAAGGTATCAAAAACGTACTCTTCACCCATCATGACCCTTGGTCGAGCGAAGAGAAGCTGCGGCGTATGTATGCCAACGCCAAGAAGTACATGCAGTCACAGTTAGACTCCTACCGGAATGTGTGGGAAAAAGTTCAACCAGAGGGGCCGACGCTACGTCTGGCTTACGATGGCCTAAAGGTCGAGTTGTGA
- a CDS encoding 3'-5' exonuclease, with translation MSAQLVYSMFQDVLFPETESGGESDADAVLHLRRLKRYVPAPEVPVRRGSIVIFDLETTGLDANADRIIEIGAIKLSALGPVDQFSCLVHTDIELTDDIIKLTGISPDMLVGQPTIAKVLPEFLAFIEGSILVAHNAEFDMSMLKAACSRQGIDLEWPCFCTLKMARQLLPELENKKLDTLAAHYGLSFEARHRAIGDIKVTVGVLEGMLSGEGASLSQWSHFQPYLV, from the coding sequence GTGAGTGCGCAGCTCGTATATTCCATGTTTCAAGACGTGCTTTTTCCCGAGACCGAATCTGGGGGGGAGAGTGACGCCGATGCCGTCCTGCACCTGCGTCGCCTCAAGCGTTACGTACCTGCTCCTGAGGTGCCTGTGCGCCGTGGCAGTATCGTCATCTTTGACTTAGAGACCACAGGGCTCGATGCCAACGCTGATCGCATTATCGAAATTGGTGCTATCAAACTCAGTGCGTTGGGACCAGTTGATCAATTTTCTTGTTTAGTACATACCGATATCGAGTTGACGGACGATATTATTAAACTGACCGGTATTAGCCCTGATATGCTGGTTGGTCAGCCCACGATCGCAAAGGTTTTGCCCGAGTTCTTGGCCTTCATTGAGGGCAGCATACTGGTCGCGCATAACGCCGAATTCGACATGTCGATGCTCAAGGCCGCGTGTTCGCGCCAGGGCATTGATCTTGAGTGGCCGTGTTTCTGCACACTCAAGATGGCTAGGCAACTTTTGCCTGAGCTTGAAAATAAAAAATTGGACACATTGGCTGCTCACTATGGTCTCAGCTTTGAGGCGCGTCACCGCGCTATTGGTGACATCAAGGTCACGGTGGGCGTACTAGAAGGCATGCTGAGCGGTGAGGGAGCCTCTTTGTCCCAGTGGTCACACTTTCAACCTTATTTGGTGTAA
- the pnp gene encoding polyribonucleotide nucleotidyltransferase, with protein MSLIREVTVGDKLIKLEFQRFAKQANGSVMVSCGDTQVLVTVCAADEVKEGQDFFPLTVDYIEKFYAAGRIPGGYIKRETKPSEREALISRVIDRPLRPSFPEEYMCDTQIVATVMSFDPQHNPAPLALLGASAALMVSDIPFNGPVASLRIGLHDGKLILDPLNNQPSDLDLNVACRPDAILMVEAGANFLSEEQMLSAITTAQQWMKPLFDVQLEAQRLIGKPKRTVVKKAVDEALKAKVYAAAKGPIAAGFAVSDKQERNKALKAAGKQVIEAVVGEGDGPEVKGAVKGILEELKYNMMRSQILDEKRRIGGRGFRDVRDILCETRVLRRPHGSSLFQRGETQAVATVTLGAGDDEQRLDSIHAADEFKSFMLHYNFPPFSVGEAKPLRGLSRREMGHGALAERALAQIIPTKNKFGYTVRLVSEVLESNGSSSMATVCAGTMALLDAGVPIVEPVAGIAMGLIKEGDKYAILTDILGDEDHLGDMDFKVCGGENGITALQMDIKIGGLSNEIMSAALEQAKEGRRHILGKMRACIAQPKELSEYAPRIFHLKIPTDRIRDLIGPGGKMVKKIVADTGVKIDISDDGMVNIVSPDVVSAEAAKSMIRTVTTDPEIGGIYLGNVKRIVDFGAFIEIRPGQEGLCHISELEEGRVNKVTDVLKEGEEVMVKVLDIDRQGKIKLSRRGAFGKKPTP; from the coding sequence ATGAGTCTGATTAGAGAAGTAACCGTCGGTGATAAGTTAATTAAGCTGGAGTTTCAGCGGTTTGCTAAGCAAGCCAATGGGTCCGTGATGGTCAGCTGTGGCGACACTCAGGTCCTAGTGACCGTGTGTGCTGCTGACGAGGTCAAAGAAGGCCAGGACTTCTTCCCGCTCACCGTCGATTATATCGAGAAGTTCTACGCAGCAGGCCGGATCCCCGGTGGATACATTAAACGTGAAACCAAACCTAGCGAGCGGGAAGCACTGATCAGCCGGGTGATTGACCGTCCTCTCAGGCCATCGTTCCCTGAGGAGTACATGTGCGACACCCAAATCGTGGCGACAGTGATGTCCTTCGATCCCCAGCACAACCCAGCTCCGCTCGCCCTGCTAGGTGCCAGTGCAGCGCTGATGGTCAGCGACATTCCGTTCAATGGTCCTGTCGCCTCGCTGCGGATCGGGCTCCATGACGGCAAGTTGATCTTGGACCCGCTGAATAACCAACCCTCTGACCTCGATCTCAACGTAGCCTGCCGTCCTGACGCCATCTTGATGGTGGAAGCCGGCGCCAACTTCTTGAGTGAAGAGCAAATGCTCAGCGCCATCACGACGGCACAGCAGTGGATGAAGCCGCTGTTCGACGTGCAACTCGAGGCGCAACGCTTGATTGGCAAGCCGAAGCGCACGGTCGTCAAGAAAGCTGTCGATGAAGCCCTGAAAGCCAAGGTGTACGCCGCTGCTAAAGGACCGATCGCAGCTGGGTTTGCTGTGAGCGACAAGCAGGAGCGCAACAAGGCACTCAAAGCCGCCGGCAAGCAAGTGATCGAAGCCGTTGTTGGCGAAGGTGACGGACCGGAAGTAAAGGGCGCTGTTAAGGGCATCCTTGAAGAGCTCAAGTACAACATGATGCGTAGCCAAATTCTCGATGAGAAGAGGCGTATCGGTGGTCGTGGCTTCCGCGACGTCCGTGACATCCTCTGTGAGACCCGGGTATTGCGTCGCCCTCACGGTTCATCGCTGTTTCAACGTGGCGAGACTCAAGCTGTGGCGACCGTGACTTTAGGTGCCGGTGATGACGAGCAGCGTTTGGACTCCATTCACGCTGCTGACGAATTCAAAAGCTTCATGCTGCACTATAACTTCCCACCGTTCTCCGTTGGTGAAGCTAAGCCCCTGCGCGGGCTGAGCCGTCGCGAGATGGGACACGGAGCTCTGGCCGAGCGTGCGCTCGCTCAGATCATCCCGACCAAGAACAAGTTCGGCTACACGGTTCGTCTCGTATCCGAAGTGCTTGAGTCCAATGGTAGTTCCTCGATGGCAACCGTGTGCGCGGGCACCATGGCACTACTCGACGCTGGCGTGCCAATCGTTGAGCCAGTAGCCGGTATCGCCATGGGCTTGATCAAAGAGGGCGACAAGTACGCCATCTTGACCGACATCCTTGGTGACGAAGACCACCTCGGTGACATGGACTTTAAAGTATGCGGCGGCGAGAACGGTATCACTGCTTTGCAGATGGATATCAAGATCGGTGGTCTATCGAATGAGATCATGAGCGCTGCTCTGGAGCAGGCTAAAGAGGGCCGGCGTCACATTCTCGGCAAGATGCGCGCTTGTATTGCGCAGCCGAAGGAGCTGAGCGAATACGCGCCGCGGATCTTCCACCTGAAGATCCCAACTGATCGTATCCGTGACTTGATCGGCCCAGGCGGCAAGATGGTCAAGAAGATCGTGGCTGACACTGGCGTCAAGATCGACATCAGCGATGACGGCATGGTCAATATCGTATCGCCGGATGTAGTATCGGCTGAAGCCGCGAAATCAATGATCCGGACCGTGACTACCGATCCTGAGATCGGTGGCATCTATCTCGGCAACGTTAAGCGCATCGTTGATTTCGGTGCCTTCATCGAAATCAGGCCGGGCCAGGAAGGTCTTTGCCACATTTCCGAGCTGGAAGAGGGTCGCGTTAACAAAGTGACGGACGTCCTCAAGGAAGGCGAAGAAGTGATGGTTAAAGTCTTGGACATCGACCGCCAAGGCAAGATCAAGCTCAGCCGCCGTGGGGCCTTTGGTAAAAAACCAACGCCCTAA
- a CDS encoding queuosine precursor transporter codes for MAAFVASLLCSNLIGVGKPVTVMGFTFGGGALFFPLSYMFGDVLTEVYGYARSRRVVWAGFGALMFASVMSWVVLAIPPAAGFTGQEALQQVFGATPRVTLASMLAYFLGEFANSFVMAKMKVAMSGRRLWVRTISSTAIGEAIDSSLFYPMAFYGLLETKLLLAMMLGNYVIKVGWEVLATPVTYAVVDFLKSREGEDYYDRDTDFTPFSLAD; via the coding sequence ATGGCTGCCTTTGTGGCCTCACTTCTGTGCTCCAACCTCATAGGAGTGGGCAAGCCCGTGACGGTGATGGGTTTTACCTTCGGTGGCGGAGCTCTTTTTTTTCCGCTTAGTTACATGTTTGGCGATGTGCTGACTGAGGTCTATGGCTACGCGCGCTCGCGGCGCGTGGTATGGGCTGGTTTTGGAGCCCTCATGTTTGCCTCGGTCATGAGCTGGGTGGTCTTAGCCATCCCCCCGGCCGCCGGCTTCACGGGGCAGGAGGCCTTACAGCAGGTTTTTGGTGCGACGCCGCGGGTGACTCTGGCGTCGATGTTAGCCTATTTTCTCGGCGAATTTGCCAATTCCTTTGTAATGGCTAAGATGAAAGTCGCCATGTCCGGCCGCCGCCTGTGGGTGCGGACCATCAGCTCTACGGCGATTGGCGAGGCGATCGATAGCTCGCTCTTCTATCCAATGGCCTTTTACGGTCTCCTGGAGACTAAGTTGCTCCTGGCGATGATGCTCGGTAATTATGTGATCAAGGTGGGCTGGGAGGTCCTTGCGACCCCTGTCACCTATGCCGTGGTCGATTTCCTCAAGAGCCGCGAGGGCGAGGACTATTACGACCGGGATACCGATTTTACTCCGTTCAGCTTAGCTGATTGA
- a CDS encoding CarD family transcriptional regulator yields MQFKVGDKAVYPAHGVGVIKRIESRKIGGTNQDFYVLQILASGATLMVPISGCERAGMRGLISDEQINSIYSILRSPGKVSHTTWNRRFREFNDKLRTGSVADIAEVLRDLCSLKGDKDLSYGEKKMMDKALAMLVSEISAAASREANEVEVELSQLLMPN; encoded by the coding sequence ATGCAATTCAAAGTCGGAGACAAGGCTGTTTACCCTGCCCACGGTGTCGGCGTGATCAAGCGGATTGAGTCTCGCAAGATCGGCGGTACCAATCAAGACTTCTATGTGTTGCAGATCTTGGCATCTGGCGCCACGCTCATGGTACCTATTAGTGGCTGCGAGCGGGCCGGCATGCGCGGGCTGATCAGCGATGAGCAGATCAACTCCATTTACTCGATCCTCAGAAGCCCGGGTAAAGTTTCGCACACGACTTGGAATCGCCGGTTTCGGGAATTTAATGATAAGCTGCGGACTGGCTCCGTTGCTGATATTGCTGAAGTGTTGCGGGATCTTTGCTCCCTCAAGGGCGATAAGGACCTGTCATACGGCGAGAAGAAGATGATGGACAAGGCCCTGGCCATGTTGGTCTCGGAGATCAGCGCCGCAGCAAGTCGTGAGGCTAACGAGGTCGAGGTCGAGCTGAGTCAACTGTTGATGCCAAACTGA
- a CDS encoding methylcrotonoyl-CoA carboxylase, which yields MKITSQIQTGSASFLENQAHHERLANELKERQQVAASGGGEKAASYQKQQGKMLARERVAALIDPGSRFLELSQLAGVDLYEDQVPSGGIVTGVGQVAGRTCVIVANDQTVKGGTYYPITVKKHLRAQEVAAANHLPCIYMVDSGGAFLPMQDEVFPDKDDFGRIFFNQARMSAQGIQQISSVHGLCTAGGAYIPAMSDQNVIVRGTGTIFLAGPPLVKAATGEDVTAEELGGADVHTGISGVADHLAEDDTHAVEILRDIVAHLGAPEAAPIKLRPSRPPVYDPCELLGVIPSDPRKFFDAREVIARVVDGSEFFEFKRNYATTLLAGFAHIEGIPVGILANNGVLFSESALKAAHFIELCAQERVPLLFLQNITGFIVGKQYEHRGIAKDGAKLVHAVACANVPKITLVIGGSYGAGNYGMCGRAYDPRYLFMWPNARISVMGGEQAANVLVTVKEQQLARQGAQLDDAERQRLKEPILDKYERESSCYYSSSRLWDDGVIDPRDTRQVLAMALASTLHHQWAPTNFGIFRM from the coding sequence ATGAAGATAACGAGTCAGATCCAAACTGGCAGTGCCAGTTTCCTCGAAAACCAAGCGCATCATGAACGTCTTGCTAACGAGCTCAAGGAGCGGCAGCAGGTTGCCGCTAGTGGTGGTGGGGAGAAGGCAGCGTCGTACCAAAAACAGCAAGGCAAGATGCTGGCACGCGAGCGCGTGGCTGCGCTGATCGATCCTGGGAGTCGTTTCCTTGAACTCTCGCAACTAGCGGGAGTCGATCTTTACGAAGATCAAGTGCCATCCGGTGGTATTGTGACCGGTGTAGGCCAGGTTGCCGGCCGGACCTGCGTGATCGTTGCCAACGACCAGACCGTTAAAGGTGGTACCTACTATCCCATTACGGTGAAGAAGCATTTGCGCGCACAGGAAGTCGCGGCAGCGAATCATCTACCTTGTATTTACATGGTGGATTCAGGCGGTGCTTTTTTGCCGATGCAGGACGAAGTGTTTCCGGACAAGGATGATTTCGGGCGCATTTTCTTCAACCAGGCCCGCATGAGTGCTCAGGGTATTCAGCAGATATCCTCAGTGCACGGACTTTGTACCGCTGGAGGCGCATACATCCCGGCGATGTCGGATCAGAATGTTATTGTTCGTGGTACAGGCACCATCTTTCTCGCCGGGCCGCCGCTGGTTAAAGCGGCGACGGGTGAGGATGTCACAGCCGAAGAGCTAGGGGGTGCTGACGTACACACCGGGATTTCGGGTGTAGCGGATCATCTTGCCGAGGATGATACGCACGCCGTAGAGATTCTTCGGGATATTGTTGCTCATCTCGGGGCTCCTGAGGCCGCACCGATTAAATTACGCCCGTCACGGCCGCCCGTTTATGATCCGTGCGAGCTACTCGGGGTGATTCCAAGTGATCCTCGTAAATTTTTTGACGCGCGTGAGGTGATTGCACGCGTAGTCGATGGGTCTGAGTTTTTTGAATTTAAGCGCAATTATGCGACGACGCTCCTTGCTGGGTTTGCTCACATCGAGGGTATTCCTGTCGGCATTTTGGCCAACAATGGGGTGCTTTTCTCTGAGAGCGCCTTGAAAGCGGCGCATTTCATCGAGCTCTGCGCGCAAGAGCGGGTACCTCTTCTTTTCTTGCAAAACATTACCGGGTTTATCGTCGGTAAGCAGTATGAACACCGCGGCATCGCTAAAGACGGCGCTAAATTGGTGCACGCCGTGGCGTGTGCGAACGTACCCAAAATCACTTTGGTGATCGGTGGCAGCTACGGTGCCGGCAATTACGGTATGTGCGGTCGCGCCTATGATCCGCGCTACCTCTTTATGTGGCCAAACGCAAGGATCTCGGTCATGGGTGGCGAGCAAGCAGCTAACGTGTTGGTGACGGTCAAAGAGCAACAGTTGGCAAGACAAGGCGCGCAGTTGGACGATGCCGAACGTCAACGGCTCAAGGAGCCTATACTCGACAAATACGAGCGTGAGAGCTCCTGTTACTACTCGTCCTCCCGCCTATGGGACGACGGTGTGATTGATCCCAGGGATACGCGCCAGGTGTTGGCGATGGCCTTGGCCTCGACGCTGCACCATCAATGGGCCCCGACTAATTTCGGAATTTTCCGCATGTAA